Proteins encoded by one window of Yamadazyma tenuis chromosome 2, complete sequence:
- a CDS encoding FAD/FMN-containing dehydrogenase (COG:C; EggNog:ENOG503NUBF; CAZy:AA4), giving the protein MSRYLFSRTAAVVGAVAASSFATYTLTRAHLQSNLPSDWFPNESTTKLHSISTPQYATPSQLQHAIRELRDVLGDTNVVNTPVVLEYHTRNEFNPHEPKPHEKPKYVIYPRSTNDVSEAMAILNRYRVPVVPFSGGTSLEGHFYSTREGIVMDTSKMDQVLAINSEDLDVQVQAGVNWVRLNEQLAPHQLMIGSDCGPDGLISGMINTNASGINASKYGAMISNVISLTVVLPDGKIVRTKQRPRKSSSGYSLTQLFVGSEGTLGIVTEATLKLHPIPRYETVIVGQFPTLLDSTKTVSQLYRAGVHPNAIELLDRDMMHCINYSGYFTQEWAEVPTLFFKVGGMSKAMVDEQVKVLKEISVKNNCKDFIAAKSEEEGKELFSARKNAFYAILNYGRNEIDPDIRLWVTDIAVPLSKLPPVLDQIYAMIRESGFQSVILAHAGDANFHCDVFYKDHEKDKCESLINKMMDLGLVNEGTASGEHGIGNGKRTFLIQELGQDAVDLMRRIKLAVDPNRILNPDKIFKIDPNDKGEF; this is encoded by the coding sequence ATGAGCAGGTACTTATTCTCGCGCACCGCCGCTGTGGTTGGCGCCGTGGCAGCATCGTCGTTCGCCACGTACACCCTCACCCGTGCCCATCTTCAATCCAACCTCCCGTCCGATTGGTTCCCCAACGAGAGCACCACCAAACTCCATTCCATTTCTACTCCCCAGTACGCCACCCCATCGCAACTCCAGCACGCTATCCGTGAACTACGCGATGTTCTAGGTGACACCAATGTCGTTAACACCCCCGTGGTGCTTGAGTACCACACTCGTAATGAGTTCAATCCGCACGAGCCCAAACCTCATGAGAAGCCCAAGTATGTGATATACCCTAGATCCACAAACGACGTCAGCGAGGCCATGGCCATCTTGAACCGGTACCGTGTGCCGGTGGTGCCGTTCAGTGGCGGCACATCTCTCGAAGGCCATTTCTACTCTACTCGGGAAGGTATCGTCATGGATACCTCCAAAATGGACCAGGTCCTCGCCATCAACTCCGAAGACCTCGACGTACAGGTCCAGGCGGGCGTCAATTGGGTTCGCTTGAACGAACAGCTTGCTCCGCACCAGTTGATGATCGGGTCTGACTGTGGACCTGATGGGTTGATTTCTGGCATGATTAACACCAATGCTTCGGGTATCAACGCATCCAAGTATGGGGCCATGATCTCCAACGTCATCTCCCTTACGGTGGTGTTGCCAGACGGGAAAATAGTCCGTACCAAGCAACGGCCCCGTAAACTGAGCTCAGGGTACAGTTTAACACAGCTTTTTGTCGGAAGTGAGGGAACGTTGGGAATCGTCACCGAGGCCACCCTTAAATTGCACCCAATTCCCAGGTACGAAACAGTGATTGTGGGCCAGTTCCCCACACTCTTGGACAGCACCAAGACAGTGAGCCAATTGTACCGTGCTGGAGTCCACCCTAATGCCATTGAGTTATTGGACAGAGACATGATGCACTGCATCAACTATCTGGGTTACTTCACCCAAGAGTGGGCTGAGGTACCCACacttttcttcaaagtggGTGGAATGAGCAAGGCAATGGTGGACGAGCAGGTTAAGGTTTTAAAGGAAATTAGTGTGAAGAATAACTGTAAGGATTttattgctgcaaaaagtgaggaagaaggaaaagagCTTTTCTCGGCCCGCAAAAACGCATTTTACGCCATTCTCAACTATGGTCGCAACGAGATCGACCCCGATATTCGGTTGTGGGTCACCGACATCGCGGTACCGCTTTCAAAGCTTCCGCCAGTGTTGGACCAGATTTACGCCATGATCAGAGAGAGCGGGTTCCAGAGTGTTATTCTCGCGCACGCAGGAGATGCCAACTTCCACTGCGATGTTTTCTACAAGGACCACGAGAAGGACAAGTGTGAACTGcttatcaacaaaatgaTGGATCTCGGGCTCGTCAATGAAGGAACCGCATCAGGAGAACATGGTATTGGTAATGGGAAGAGAACTTTTTTGATTCAAGAATTGGGTCAAGATGCGGTGGATTTAATGAGAAGAATCAAACTTGCAGTCGACCCCAACCGGATTTTGAATCCTGATAAGATTTTTAAGATCGACCCAAATGATAAGGGGGAGTTTTAG
- a CDS encoding uncharacterized protein (EggNog:ENOG503PGQW), whose product MSYNYNAELNQKLDGLNLSDKRNINILPKRSLLSSSLANERLNSLHGDYEVNYLAPAQLSPEHPEDHPEPTLLATSVGKDLDGRLIPSSSTISLMSLNDQHQHLSPNLPQQQFLTGGFTTSPQQQPLGSQGLDDPNYTLSSKNILDRKSGLRSRNSITHLNQKRFETYQRMSSPTTNEDDHSTSQSIPINGKLIPDSPNLDPTSLTGSPSRFWLSSQTPPRSMNNSYKKLSALSHLSPQVPNQQHLHRHLSHLQAQQSQSQQTYDIKSGLSQAFSSQAGVSDPVNIPQHSGGDSPILNPVQTPSEEQPMTPLYLNNNEFYNPTSYFGMNSTENIDEEDETYRDDAAVSSIM is encoded by the coding sequence ATGTCGTATAATTACAACGCCGAGTTGAACCAAAAACTCGATGGGTTGAACTTGAGTGACAAACGTAACATCAATATCCTCCCCAAGCGATCGTTACTACTGAGTTCTCTCGCTAACGAAAGACTCAATTCCTTGCATGGCGACTATGAAGTAAACTATTTGGCGCCTGCTCAACTATCACCAGAACATCCAGAAGACCACCCAGAACCCACCTTACTTGCAACCAGCGTTGGTAAGGACTTGGATGGCCGGCTCATACCTTCGTCCTCGACGATTTCCCTCATGTCATTGAAcgatcaacaccaacatTTATCACCCAATCTACCCCAACAACAGTTTCTCACTGGCGGCTTCACCACGTCGccccaacaacaaccactTGGAAGTCAGGGTCTTGACGACCCTAACTACACCCTTTCCTCCAAGAACATTCTCGATAGAAAGTCCGGACTCCGTAGTCGCAATTCTATCACCCACTTGAACCAAAAGCGCTTTGAAACATACCAACGCATGTCGAGCCCAACCACCAACGAAGACGACCATTCGACATCCCAGAGCATCCCCATTAACGGCAAACTCATCCCGGACCTGCCTAATCTTGATCCCACCTCGTTGACGGGTTCTCCATCTCGATTCTGGTTATCGTCTCAGACTCCACCAAGGTCCATGAACAACTCCTATAAAAAGCTTTCGGCGTTGTCCCACCTTCTGCCGCAGGTCCCAAACCAGCAGCATCTTCACCGGCACCTTCTGCACCTCCAGGCCCAACAAAGTCAGTCTCAACAAACGTACGATATCAAGTCTGGGCTCTCCCAAGCATTTCTGTCACAGGCTGGGGTCCTGGATCCCGTTAACATTCCTCAGCATTCGGGTGGAGACTCTCCCATCTTGAACCCAGTTCAGACTCCCAGTGAAGAACAGCCAATGACTCCgttgtacttgaacaacaatgAGTTTTATAATCCAACTAGCTACTTTGGAATGAACTCCACCGAGAACATCGATGAAGAGGATGAGACTTACCGCGACGATGCGGCCGTGTCCTCCATCATGTAG
- a CDS encoding uncharacterized protein (EggNog:ENOG503P3YZ; COG:O) has translation MSTYEDDHNISSSRPQEDNERTRTHQSLSSIIDSFVTSNHSHIESLPETQESQIETFRNALQVLSAEEGSTLATDLIGVLEDQDFNPKKGLPDDYLDTLDRVSLKDLTPEDDCPICTNRFVEDKYPLIVKLPCNAKTKHRGHIFDLECIGPWLKMNATCPLCRFDLSELNQKRKERLAEELRLIKEQEEEEEEEDWDVYG, from the exons ATGTCCACCTACGAAG ATGATCACAACATCTCCTCATCTCGCCCCCAAGAGGACAATGAGAGAACACGAACCCACCAATCACTCTCGTCCATTATTGATTCGTTTGTGACCTCCAACCACTCGCACATAGAATCCTTACCAGAAACTCAAGAAAGTCAGATCGAAACTTTCCGAAACGCACTTCAGGTCCTCAGCGCCGAAGAAGGATCCACATTGGCGACAGACCTTATAGGAGTTCTTGAGGATCAAGAtttcaaccccaaaaagGGTCTCCCAGATGATTACTTGGATACTTTAGACCGAGTGAGCCTTAAAGACTTGACCCCTGAAGACGACTGTCCCATTTGTACCAATCGCTTCGTGGAAGACAAGTATCCATTGATTGTGAAACTTCCCTGTAACGCCAAAACCAAACACAGAGGCCatatttttgatttggagTGTATTGGGCCATGGTTAAAGATGAATGCTACATGTCCGTTGTGTCGATTTGACTTATCGGAATTGAACCAGAAACGTAAAGAGAGACTTGCAGAAGAGCTTAGACTCATCAAGGaacaagaggaagaagaggaggaggaagatTGGGACGTTTATGGGTGA